The genomic segment GCGTGGCGGTCGCCGAGCGCTCCGGGCTGCTCGCCGCGGTGCTCCGGTCCGGGGTGTCGAAGGTGTCGCCGCGGTGGGTCACCTTCGCGCTGGCGTTCACCGGCATGGTCTCGCACGTGGCCTCCGACGCCGCGTACGTGGTGCTGATCCCGTTGGGCGCCATGGCTTTCCGGGCGGTGGGCCGCAGCCCGATCCTCGGCATCGTGGTGGCGTTCGTGTCCATCTCGGCCGGGTACGACGCCAGCCCGCTGATCACCCCGTCCGACGCGATCCTGTCCGGGCTGACCACCGCCGCCGCGCACACGATCGACCCCGCGTACGTGGTGACGCCGCTGGACAACTACTTCTTCTCGCTGGCGTCGTCGTTCGTGCTGGCCGCGGTGATCACGCTGGTGACGGAGAAGGTGCTGGCCCGCCGGGCCGAAGCGATGCCGGTGGATGAGGACGCCGAACAGGACGATCTCGGCTCGCTGGAGCTGAGCACCGAAGAGCGGCGCGGGCTGCGTGCCGCGCTCATCGCGCTGGTGGCCGTCGTGCTCGCGCTGGTGCTGGCGGTCCTGCCCTCGGGGTCACCGCTGCGTGGCGAAGACGGCAGCATCGTGGAGTCGCCGCTGCTCACCTCGATCTCGATCTTCCTTGCGCTGGCGTTCTTGGCCGCGGGCTGGGCATACGGCAAGGCGGCGGGGACGGTGACCAGCAGCCGCGACATCCCGGGGTTCATGGCGCACGGGTTCAAGGAGATGGCGCCGATCCTGGTGCTGTTCTTCGCCATCTCGCAGTTCCTGGCCTACTTCAAGTGGACCGGCATCGGGGAGATCACCGCCATCCACGGCGCCGGTGTGCTGAAGTCCGCCGGGGTGTCCGGGCCGGTGATCCTGCTGGGCATCCTGCTCGTGGTCACCGTGATCAACCTGATCGTGACCAGCGGCTCGGCGCAGTGGGCGCTGGTCGGCCCGGTGTTCGTGCCGATGCTGATGCTGCTCGACATCCCGCCGGAGACCACCCAGGCGCTCTACCGCATCGCCGACTCCTGCACCAACGCGATCACCCCGATGAGCCCCTACTTCGTGATGGCGCTGGGTTTCCTGCAGCGCTACCGCCGCTCGGCAGGCATCGGCTCGCTGCTGTCGATGACCATCCCGCTGGCACTGACCCTGCTCGCCGTCTGGACCGTGTTGTTCTTCGTGTTCTGGGTGTTCGGCATCCCGCTCGGCCCCGGCGCACCCGTCCGCTAGAAAGGAATCCCGTGTCACCTGCCGACTGGGCCCAGCGCGCCCTGCCCGCGATGCTCGACGACCTGAAGACGATCGTCGAACTGGAGACGCACAGCTACGACAAGCCCCTGCTCGACCGCGGCCTCGACACCCTCCGGTCGTGGATCGCCGAGCGGCTCGGCGCGCCCGAGCACGAAATCCGGCACAGCGACACGACGCGCGGTGACGTGCTCGAACTGACCTACCCGGGCACCGCGCCCGGGACGGTCCTGCTGATGAGCCACTACGACACGGTCTGGCCGACGGGCACCCTCGCCGGCTGGCCGTTCACCATCGAGGACGGCCGGATCAGCGGGCCCGGCGCGTTCGACATGAAGCTCGGCCTGGTGCAGTCGGTGTGGGCGCTGCGCGGGCTGCGGGAGCTGGGGCTGCCGCACCCGTCGGTCAAGTTCCTGTTCAACGGGGACGAGGAGATCGGCAGCACGTTCTCGCGGCCGCACATCGAGGCGGCCAGCGAGGGCACGCTGGCGAACCTGGTCTTCGAGGCGTCCTTGGACGGCAAGGTGAAGACGTCGCGCAAGGGTGTGGGCCTGTTCGACGTGACGGTCACCGGCGTGGAGGCGCACGCCGGGCTCGATCCGTACAAGGGCGCGAGCGCGATCCACAGCCTGGCCGAGATCGTCACGCAGGTCGCCGCGGCGGGCTCGCGGGAGCGCGGCACGACGGTGAACGTGGGCACCATCAGCGGTGGCACCGGGAGGAATGTCACGGCGGGGCAGGCCGTCTGCGGGATCGACGTGCGGGTCGCCGAGCCGTCGGAGATGCGGCGCATCGACGAGGTCTTCGCCGGGTTGCGGGCGAGCGATCCCCGCGTCACCGTCGAGGCCACCGGCGACTGGAACCGCCCGCCGATGACCCCGAACGCACCCTCGCAGGCGTTGTTCGAGAAGGCGCAGGCGGTGGCGGACGGCCTCGGCTGGTCGCTCGAAGACGCCACGGTCGGCGGCGCCAGCGACGGCAACTTCGTTTCAGCGCTGGGCC from the Amycolatopsis magusensis genome contains:
- a CDS encoding AbgT family transporter; translation: MSTSPAKPASRVLNLLLRALDGVERLGNKLPHPFWLFVILSGVLALASWGLSAAGVSAVNPATDKTVAAKNLLSVDGVRMMVEDVVKNYTAFPPLGTILVVMLGVAVAERSGLLAAVLRSGVSKVSPRWVTFALAFTGMVSHVASDAAYVVLIPLGAMAFRAVGRSPILGIVVAFVSISAGYDASPLITPSDAILSGLTTAAAHTIDPAYVVTPLDNYFFSLASSFVLAAVITLVTEKVLARRAEAMPVDEDAEQDDLGSLELSTEERRGLRAALIALVAVVLALVLAVLPSGSPLRGEDGSIVESPLLTSISIFLALAFLAAGWAYGKAAGTVTSSRDIPGFMAHGFKEMAPILVLFFAISQFLAYFKWTGIGEITAIHGAGVLKSAGVSGPVILLGILLVVTVINLIVTSGSAQWALVGPVFVPMLMLLDIPPETTQALYRIADSCTNAITPMSPYFVMALGFLQRYRRSAGIGSLLSMTIPLALTLLAVWTVLFFVFWVFGIPLGPGAPVR
- a CDS encoding M20 family metallopeptidase; the protein is MLDDLKTIVELETHSYDKPLLDRGLDTLRSWIAERLGAPEHEIRHSDTTRGDVLELTYPGTAPGTVLLMSHYDTVWPTGTLAGWPFTIEDGRISGPGAFDMKLGLVQSVWALRGLRELGLPHPSVKFLFNGDEEIGSTFSRPHIEAASEGTLANLVFEASLDGKVKTSRKGVGLFDVTVTGVEAHAGLDPYKGASAIHSLAEIVTQVAAAGSRERGTTVNVGTISGGTGRNVTAGQAVCGIDVRVAEPSEMRRIDEVFAGLRASDPRVTVEATGDWNRPPMTPNAPSQALFEKAQAVADGLGWSLEDATVGGASDGNFVSALGRPVLDGMGAVGGGAHARHEHVLVEHIPHRTALTIGLITALTAG